One genomic region from Xyrauchen texanus isolate HMW12.3.18 chromosome 16, RBS_HiC_50CHRs, whole genome shotgun sequence encodes:
- the LOC127656797 gene encoding putative nuclease HARBI1, producing the protein MTLRFLATGKMQQCISDDLGPSQSTVSRVLNTTVAALTTPDIVRQFIDFPTDLQTIRQKQADFMRIVGFPGVVGTIDGTHVRIIVPSINEETYINRKGFHSINVQVVFDANYKILDLVPKWSGSTHDARVLSQSGLTGLFEQNYVRPGCHLLGDSGYPLKHWLLTPYRRPQGEQQLNYNRAHKVTRAVVERGIGQLKRRFHVLHGEIRHSPERACRIIMACGILHNICKARNLPLLDDDDDDDDENDDRGDDDSDHDYDENDDKTTEHTLQSISGRASFRDCFANSHFG; encoded by the exons ATGACTCTGCGTTTCTTGGCGACTGGAAAAATGCAGCAATGCATCAGTGATGACTTAGGGCCATCACAGTCCACAGTTAGCAGGGTCTTAAATACCACTGTTGCTGCACTAACCACACCAGACATAGTAAGGCAGTTCATTGACTTCCCAACTGACCTTCAAACTATACGGCAAAAGCAAGCAGATTTTATGAGGATTGTGGGTTTCCCTGGAGTTGTTGGAACCATCGATGGCACCCATGTACGCATCATTGTTCCAAGTATAAATGAGGAGACATACATCAATCGAAAAGGATTCCACAGCATCAATGTTCAAGTCGTATTTGATGCCAATTACAAGATCCTCGATCTTGTGCCAAAATGGTCAGGGTCAACACATGATGCTCGGGTTCTTTCCCAGAGTGGCCTCACTGGGTTATTCGAACAAAATTATGTTCGCCCTGGATGTCATCTGCTGGGAGACTCAGGTTACCCTTTAAAACACTGGCTTCTCACCCCTTACAGAAGACCTCAAGGAGAACAGCAGCTCAATTATAACAG AGCACACAAAGTAACAAGAGCCGTGGTGGAGAGAGGAATTGGACAGCTGAAAAGAAGATTCCATGTCCTTCATGGAGAGATTCGACATTCACCTGAGCGTGCTTGTCGCATTATTATGGCTTGTGGCATTTTGCACAATATTTGCAAAGCTCGTAACCTCCCATtgcttgatgatgatgatgatgacgatgatgaaaATGACGATCGTGGTGATGATGACAGTGATCATGATTATGATGAGAATGATGACAAAACCACCGAACACACATTACAAAGCATTTCGGGGAGAGCATCATTCAGGGACTGCTTTGCTAACTCACATTTTGGGTAA